Proteins from a single region of Streptococcus mitis:
- a CDS encoding energy-coupling factor transporter transmembrane component T family protein, translating into MDSMILGRYIPGDSIVHRLDPRSKLLAMMLLILIVFWANNPLTNLILFIATGIFIALSGVSLSFFIQGLKSMFFLIAFTTIFQLFFISNGNVLFEFSFVRITDYALQQAGIIFCRFVLIIFFSTLLTLTTMPLSLASAVEALLAPLKRVKVPVHEIGLMLSMSLRFVPTLVDDTTRIMNAQKARGVDFGEGSIVQKVKAMIPILIPLFATSLKRADSLAIAMEARGYQGGKGRSQYRQLKWTRKDTLTILVIIVLGCCLFFLKS; encoded by the coding sequence ATGGATAGTATGATTTTGGGGCGTTATATCCCAGGGGATTCGATTGTTCACCGATTGGATCCACGTAGCAAATTGCTTGCCATGATGCTACTGATTTTGATTGTGTTTTGGGCTAATAACCCCTTGACGAATCTAATTCTTTTTATAGCGACAGGGATATTTATTGCCTTGTCAGGAGTATCTCTTTCATTTTTTATTCAGGGCTTGAAGTCTATGTTTTTCTTGATTGCCTTCACAACTATTTTTCAACTGTTTTTCATTTCTAATGGGAATGTTTTATTTGAGTTTTCATTTGTGAGAATTACGGATTATGCTTTGCAACAAGCTGGAATTATTTTTTGTCGCTTTGTATTGATTATTTTCTTTTCAACTTTGTTAACTTTAACTACCATGCCCTTAAGTTTGGCATCAGCTGTCGAAGCTTTGTTAGCACCTTTAAAACGTGTGAAAGTTCCAGTTCATGAAATTGGATTGATGCTGTCCATGAGTCTACGTTTTGTCCCAACCTTGGTGGATGATACGACGCGGATTATGAATGCACAGAAAGCGCGTGGAGTTGATTTTGGTGAAGGAAGCATTGTTCAAAAAGTAAAGGCTATGATTCCTATTTTGATTCCTCTTTTTGCAACAAGTTTAAAACGTGCGGATTCCTTGGCTATTGCTATGGAAGCGCGTGGTTATCAGGGGGGAAAAGGCAGAAGTCAATACCGACAATTGAAGTGGACTCGAAAGGATACGCTGACCATTCTTGTTATTATCGTACTTGGTTGTTGCTTATTTTTCTTAAAATCTTAG
- a CDS encoding energy-coupling factor transporter ATPase, translated as MGIALENVSFTYQEGTPLASTALSDVSLTIEDGSYTALIGHTGSGKSTILQLLNGLLVPSQGSVRVFDTLITSTSKNKDIRQIRKQVGLVFQFAENQIFEETVLKDVAFGPQNFGVSEEDAEQIAREKLALVGIDESLFNRSPFELSGGQMRRVAIAGILAMEPAILVLDEPTAGLDPLGRKELMNLFKKLHQSGMTIVLVTHLMDDVAEYANQVYVMEKGRLVKFGKPSDVFQDVVFMEEVQLGVPKITAFCKRLADRGVSFKRLPIKIEEFKESLNG; from the coding sequence ATGGGAATTGCTCTAGAAAATGTGAGTTTTACGTATCAAGAAGGGACTCCCTTAGCTTCAACAGCTTTGTCAGATGTTTCTTTGACGATTGAAGATGGTTCTTATACGGCTTTAATTGGCCACACAGGTAGTGGTAAATCAACTATTTTGCAACTCTTAAATGGTTTATTGGTGCCAAGTCAAGGGAGTGTGCGAGTTTTTGATACCTTAATCACTTCGACTTCTAAAAATAAAGATATTCGTCAAATTAGAAAACAGGTTGGCTTGGTATTTCAGTTTGCTGAAAATCAGATCTTTGAAGAAACGGTTTTGAAGGATGTTGCTTTTGGACCGCAAAATTTTGGAGTTTCTGAAGAAGATGCGGAGCAGATTGCGCGTGAGAAACTGGCTTTGGTTGGAATTGATGAATCACTTTTTAATCGTAGTCCGTTTGAGCTATCAGGTGGACAAATGAGACGTGTGGCCATTGCAGGCATACTTGCCATGGAACCAGCCATATTAGTCTTAGATGAGCCCACAGCAGGCCTAGATCCCCTGGGAAGAAAAGAGCTGATGAATTTGTTCAAAAAACTCCACCAGTCAGGGATGACAATTGTCTTAGTAACACATTTGATGGATGATGTTGCTGAATATGCGAACCAGGTATATGTGATGGAAAAGGGACGTTTAGTTAAGTTTGGTAAACCTAGTGATGTCTTTCAAGATGTTGTTTTTATGGAAGAAGTTCAGTTGGGAGTACCTAAAATTACAGCTTTTTGTAAACGATTGGCTGATAGAGGCGTGTCATTTAAACGATTACCGATTAAGATAGAGGAGTTCAAGGAGTCGCTAAATGGATAG
- a CDS encoding energy-coupling factor ABC transporter ATP-binding protein yields the protein MKSVIDVKNLSFRYKESQEYYDVKDITFHVKRGEWLSIVGHNGSGKSTTVRLIDGLLEAESGEIVINGQQLTEENVWSIRRQIGMVFQNPDNQFVGATVEDDVAFGLENQGLSRQEMKKRVEEALDLVGMLDFKKREPARLSGGQKQRVAIAGVVALRPAILILDEATSMLDPEGRRELIETVKGIRKDYDMTVISITHDLEEVAMSDRVLVMKKGSIESTSSPRELFSRNDLDQIGLDDPFANQLKHSLSQNGYDLPENYLTESELEDKLWELL from the coding sequence ATGAAATCAGTAATTGATGTAAAAAATCTTTCTTTTCGCTATAAGGAAAGTCAGGAATACTATGATGTGAAGGATATTACGTTTCACGTGAAACGTGGAGAATGGCTTTCGATTGTAGGGCATAATGGTAGTGGTAAATCAACAACGGTTCGCTTAATTGATGGCTTACTGGAAGCAGAATCCGGAGAGATTGTAATCAATGGCCAACAGTTGACTGAGGAGAATGTTTGGAGCATACGTCGTCAAATCGGTATGGTTTTTCAAAATCCAGATAATCAATTTGTTGGAGCGACTGTTGAAGATGATGTTGCCTTTGGTTTGGAAAATCAGGGACTTTCTCGTCAAGAAATGAAAAAGAGAGTGGAAGAAGCTCTGGATTTGGTTGGCATGTTGGACTTTAAAAAGAGAGAGCCAGCACGTCTATCAGGTGGCCAAAAGCAACGTGTGGCTATTGCAGGTGTTGTAGCCCTAAGACCAGCTATTTTAATCCTAGATGAAGCAACGAGTATGTTGGATCCTGAGGGACGTAGAGAACTGATTGAGACAGTAAAAGGAATTCGGAAAGACTATGATATGACGGTCATTTCCATTACACATGATTTGGAAGAAGTCGCCATGAGTGATCGTGTGTTGGTCATGAAAAAAGGGTCAATTGAATCAACTAGTAGCCCAAGAGAACTTTTCTCACGAAATGATTTGGATCAAATTGGATTAGACGATCCTTTTGCTAATCAATTAAAACATTCTTTGAGCCAGAATGGCTATGATTTGCCTGAAAATTATTTGACAGAAAGTGAGCTAGAGGATAAACTATGGGAATTGCTCTAG
- the pgsA gene encoding CDP-diacylglycerol--glycerol-3-phosphate 3-phosphatidyltransferase — protein MKKEQIPNLLTIGRILFIPIFIFILTIGNSLESHIVAAIIFAIASITDYLDGYLARKWNVVSNFGKFADPMADKLLVMSAFIMLIELGMAPAWIVAVIICRELAVTGLRLLLVETGGTVLAAAMPGKIKTFSQMFAIVFLLLHWILLGQVLLYVALFFTIYSGYDYFKGSAYVFKGTFGSK, from the coding sequence ATGAAAAAAGAACAAATTCCCAATCTCTTAACAATAGGTCGAATTCTCTTTATACCTATTTTTATCTTTATTTTAACGATAGGAAATTCGCTAGAAAGTCATATAGTAGCAGCTATTATATTTGCTATTGCCAGTATTACCGACTATTTAGATGGATATTTAGCTCGTAAATGGAATGTGGTCAGTAATTTTGGCAAATTTGCAGATCCTATGGCGGATAAGTTACTAGTTATGTCTGCTTTTATTATGCTGATTGAGTTAGGTATGGCTCCAGCTTGGATTGTTGCAGTGATCATCTGTCGTGAGTTGGCTGTAACAGGTTTAAGACTTTTATTAGTTGAAACTGGTGGGACAGTTTTAGCAGCAGCAATGCCTGGAAAAATTAAAACTTTTAGTCAGATGTTTGCCATTGTTTTCTTGCTATTACATTGGATTTTGCTTGGTCAAGTTCTACTTTATGTAGCCTTGTTTTTCACTATCTACTCTGGTTATGATTATTTCAAGGGTAGTGCCTATGTATTTAAAGGGACATTTGGTTCGAAATGA